In Streptomyces chartreusis, the following proteins share a genomic window:
- a CDS encoding ATP-binding protein: MTRVVGSPPGKKRPRNAPMATLAPRRAADRVRQGFVGHRHRMAIRLESRGGTARPKKWRRWFTYTNVTRAIWTVAALALFAWVVEGLYILISSNTTGFERWRQGNPGFETVMRFVGPVLAASIAATLFLFWWYRWTKRRYLTKARDDPHGMVLTAGPDTAEIVGREEIAQVIAERLRDRSTRRPYLLVGGVGVGKTAVLVRLTELLAEQNAVPVPIRLRDANGGSDLNFERMAKQRFIDEAPRGILARGKTERVWQQLLADDKPVVIADGLEEALLGDGFQQNRDNIIRRAIERAYEEKLPLVIASRPHSPLESTPAAIVELEPLSEEEALRFVQARVPETDERRVDWIVETAEVTESPVYLQIARELHRHGALEHDRPDNDPQHMNTRSRDRGMLRLWLLETWDEALCEGRLRRDVALSRRERRDAVEVVSALACVGLLQDKLEVGLGELLDSDVHPGPMRRAQARAGHLWAGGRGFDRYGRRGNVFSEWHRQQIWDVLCRRIGPDERKRLRGGNMDQCRAALARIARNADRLGLVEGFERKVRFPHSIIQAYFGYRVLRQLGERGAGELVEHVLQPPGPSRELLMALVLLSRRRAAGVRARREGVRAEVTKEIEERLRRSRVRGHTLAHRLCRAAERRTDDPKALDLYAAAVEIESVEDAPRLLGHILDEVRGTWAGFKGDRRSLDDAKLRLLRQLGAALRSVSDRVDTTPLYQQLVRIGVREPSYSIRLAAAQEFGTGGNPAFAVIRGRIGLSTDPVEEYNDRLGELRAWKRREYEHWAERMARARAAGVPSRARTERIARLQQDRRTLNQEYRRKRVVLFREFVMRAWMIPMLLGSVDAAHRDEARERLTKWLRHLDPKATGGTPDLPLALEAALAQGFKYAANRRIRHPQADQGGRDDLIRQAETVLQQSRCWYAQVMLLQALCLWKLPDIVGVHEQQAHTTPGGDGHAGGREPPRTLGGATAVQTVERWLSMAGTVNRPPGHPEANGASPRQSLHPFVAEAGDLVALALETGQPERYLWIDEKGVADNIGARTGSRDCYRRHNLWIPPSVGWSTLDARAQCLVADVLVMLNLIERDGHPDEVEERMTRAEQPGTSLPPCISGDRGPLSPGLRAGMGDPPTPGATCLPDCKFQLCPYPPRGCVPRGEIREPFCRQQQALLPGRMRRHLPRLLHRKTPSWVGMRVRELDAFWQQMAGRTRN; the protein is encoded by the coding sequence ATGACGAGGGTTGTCGGCAGTCCGCCCGGCAAGAAGCGGCCGCGCAACGCGCCGATGGCGACGCTGGCTCCGAGGCGGGCGGCCGACCGGGTCAGGCAGGGGTTCGTGGGCCACCGGCACAGGATGGCGATCCGCCTGGAGTCCCGCGGAGGCACCGCCCGCCCCAAGAAGTGGCGCAGGTGGTTCACCTACACCAATGTCACCCGGGCCATCTGGACGGTGGCCGCGCTGGCCCTGTTCGCCTGGGTGGTGGAGGGCCTGTACATCCTGATTTCGAGCAACACGACCGGCTTCGAGCGATGGCGGCAGGGCAACCCCGGGTTCGAGACGGTCATGCGCTTCGTCGGCCCGGTGCTCGCCGCGTCGATCGCCGCCACGCTCTTCCTGTTCTGGTGGTACCGGTGGACCAAGCGGCGCTATCTCACCAAGGCACGGGACGACCCTCACGGGATGGTCCTCACGGCCGGCCCGGACACGGCCGAGATCGTGGGCCGGGAGGAGATCGCCCAGGTCATCGCCGAGCGACTGCGGGACCGCTCCACCCGTCGGCCCTATCTGCTCGTCGGCGGCGTCGGCGTGGGCAAGACCGCCGTCCTGGTACGGCTCACCGAGCTGCTGGCTGAGCAGAACGCCGTACCCGTGCCGATCCGGCTGCGGGACGCGAACGGCGGCAGCGACCTGAACTTCGAGCGCATGGCCAAACAGCGCTTCATCGACGAGGCACCCCGGGGCATCCTCGCGCGCGGCAAGACGGAGCGGGTCTGGCAGCAACTCCTCGCCGACGACAAGCCGGTCGTCATCGCCGACGGACTGGAGGAGGCCCTCCTCGGTGACGGCTTCCAGCAGAACCGGGACAACATCATCCGGCGGGCCATCGAGCGGGCCTACGAGGAGAAGCTGCCCCTCGTCATCGCCTCCCGGCCGCACAGCCCGCTGGAGAGCACCCCGGCCGCGATCGTGGAGCTGGAACCGCTCAGCGAGGAGGAGGCCCTGCGGTTCGTGCAGGCACGCGTCCCGGAGACGGACGAACGCCGCGTCGACTGGATCGTGGAGACGGCGGAGGTGACCGAGTCGCCCGTCTACCTCCAGATCGCCCGCGAACTGCACCGCCACGGCGCCCTGGAGCACGACCGGCCGGACAACGACCCGCAGCACATGAACACCCGCAGCCGTGACCGCGGCATGCTGCGGCTGTGGCTGCTGGAGACGTGGGACGAGGCGCTGTGCGAGGGCCGGCTGCGCCGGGACGTCGCCCTCAGCCGGCGCGAGCGCCGCGACGCCGTCGAGGTGGTCTCCGCCCTGGCCTGCGTGGGACTGCTCCAGGACAAGCTGGAGGTCGGCCTCGGGGAACTGCTCGACTCGGACGTCCACCCCGGTCCGATGCGGCGCGCGCAGGCCCGCGCCGGGCACCTGTGGGCCGGCGGACGCGGCTTCGACCGGTACGGCAGGCGCGGGAACGTCTTCTCCGAGTGGCACCGGCAGCAGATCTGGGACGTGCTGTGCCGGCGGATCGGCCCGGACGAGAGGAAGCGGCTGCGCGGGGGCAACATGGACCAGTGCCGCGCCGCCCTCGCCCGGATCGCGCGCAACGCCGACAGGCTGGGCCTGGTGGAGGGCTTCGAGCGCAAGGTCCGTTTCCCGCACAGCATCATCCAGGCCTACTTCGGCTACCGCGTGCTGCGGCAGCTGGGGGAGCGGGGCGCGGGGGAACTCGTCGAGCACGTGCTCCAGCCGCCCGGCCCCAGCCGTGAACTGCTCATGGCTCTGGTGCTGTTGTCGCGCCGCCGGGCCGCCGGGGTCAGGGCCCGCCGGGAAGGCGTCCGCGCCGAGGTGACCAAGGAGATCGAGGAACGGCTCCGCCGCTCACGGGTGCGCGGGCACACCCTGGCCCACCGGCTCTGCCGGGCCGCGGAACGCCGTACGGACGATCCGAAAGCGCTCGACCTCTACGCGGCCGCCGTGGAGATCGAGAGCGTGGAGGACGCGCCGCGGCTGCTCGGGCACATCCTGGACGAGGTGCGCGGGACCTGGGCCGGTTTCAAGGGCGACCGGCGCAGCCTCGACGACGCCAAACTGAGGCTGCTCAGGCAACTCGGGGCCGCCTTGCGGAGCGTCTCCGACCGGGTCGACACCACACCGCTGTACCAGCAGCTCGTGCGGATCGGCGTGAGGGAACCCTCCTACTCGATACGCCTGGCCGCCGCCCAGGAGTTCGGCACCGGCGGCAACCCGGCGTTCGCCGTGATCCGCGGCCGGATCGGGCTGAGCACCGACCCCGTGGAGGAGTACAACGACCGGCTCGGCGAGCTGCGGGCCTGGAAGCGGCGGGAGTACGAGCACTGGGCCGAGCGCATGGCACGGGCGCGGGCCGCGGGCGTGCCCTCCCGGGCCAGGACCGAGCGCATCGCCCGGCTCCAGCAGGACCGGCGCACGCTCAACCAGGAGTACCGCAGGAAACGGGTCGTTCTGTTCCGGGAGTTCGTGATGCGTGCGTGGATGATCCCCATGCTGCTGGGCTCCGTCGACGCGGCGCACCGTGACGAGGCCCGCGAACGCCTCACCAAGTGGCTGCGCCACCTGGACCCCAAGGCCACCGGCGGCACCCCCGATCTGCCGCTCGCCCTGGAGGCTGCGCTGGCCCAGGGCTTCAAGTACGCGGCCAACCGCCGGATCCGGCATCCGCAGGCCGACCAGGGCGGCCGCGACGACCTGATCCGGCAGGCGGAGACCGTGCTCCAGCAGTCCCGGTGCTGGTACGCGCAGGTCATGCTGCTCCAGGCGCTGTGCCTGTGGAAGCTCCCCGACATCGTGGGCGTCCATGAGCAGCAGGCGCACACGACGCCGGGCGGGGACGGGCACGCCGGCGGACGCGAGCCGCCCCGGACGCTGGGCGGGGCGACCGCCGTGCAGACCGTCGAGCGCTGGCTGTCGATGGCCGGCACCGTGAACCGGCCACCCGGGCATCCCGAGGCGAACGGCGCCTCGCCCCGGCAGTCCCTGCATCCGTTCGTCGCCGAGGCGGGCGACCTGGTGGCCCTCGCGCTGGAGACCGGGCAGCCCGAGCGCTACCTCTGGATCGACGAGAAGGGCGTCGCCGACAACATCGGCGCCCGCACCGGCAGCCGCGACTGCTACCGCAGGCACAACCTCTGGATCCCGCCCTCGGTCGGCTGGAGCACCCTCGACGCGCGTGCCCAGTGCCTGGTCGCCGATGTGCTGGTGATGCTGAACCTCATCGAGCGGGACGGGCATCCGGACGAGGTCGAGGAGCGGATGACCCGCGCGGAACAGCCGGGGACGTCGCTGCCGCCCTGCATCAGCGGCGACCGCGGCCCGCTGAGCCCCGGCCTGCGGGCCGGCATGGGTGACCCGCCCACACCCGGCGCGACCTGCCTGCCCGACTGCAAGTTCCAGCTCTGCCCCTACCCGCCCCGGGGCTGTGTGCCGCGCGGGGAGATCCGGGAGCCGTTCTGCCGTCAGCAGCAGGCCCTGCTGCCGGGACGGATGCGCCGCCATCTGCCCAGGCTGCTGCACAGGAAGACACCGAGCTGGGTCGGCATGCGCGTCCGCGAACTCGACGCCTTCTGGCAGCAGATGGCCGGGCGTACCCGCAACTAG
- a CDS encoding GNAT family N-acetyltransferase, whose product MDIAIRPAEPDEFDALGEITARAYLHDGLLDFGESDEYLGELRDVAKRAAAAEVLVAVADGRLLGGVTFVPSGGPMADIARSGEAEIRMLAVDRAGRGRGAGEALVRACVERARGTEGCVRIVLSTQRTMHGAHRIYERLGFVRTPERDWNPIPQLVDITLLTYELTL is encoded by the coding sequence ATGGACATCGCGATCAGGCCGGCGGAACCCGACGAGTTCGACGCGCTCGGCGAGATCACCGCCCGGGCCTATCTCCACGACGGACTCCTCGACTTCGGCGAGAGCGACGAGTACCTGGGCGAGCTCAGGGACGTGGCCAAGCGCGCGGCCGCCGCCGAGGTGCTCGTGGCCGTCGCGGACGGCCGGCTGCTGGGCGGGGTGACCTTCGTGCCGAGCGGCGGCCCCATGGCCGACATAGCGCGCTCCGGCGAGGCCGAGATCCGGATGCTGGCCGTCGACCGGGCGGGCCGTGGACGCGGCGCCGGCGAGGCCCTCGTCCGCGCCTGCGTCGAACGCGCCCGGGGCACGGAGGGGTGCGTACGGATCGTCCTGTCGACCCAGCGCACCATGCACGGCGCCCACCGCATCTACGAACGGCTGGGTTTCGTTCGCACACCCGAGCGGGACTGGAATCCGATCCCGCAGCTCGTCGACATCACTCTTCTCACCTATGAGTTGACGCTCTGA
- a CDS encoding ribonucleoside-diphosphate reductase subunit alpha, translating to MTIAPADPASAVSPVPTDEDGPGTALLRLLAELTADLPDADPGRVAAAALRGRSARADEAELRELATEAAAGLISEDPAYSRLAARLLTISIAAEAASQGVTSFTESVAVGHREGLIADRTAEFARLHAARLDALVDTAADDRFGYFGLRTLHSRYLLRHPITRKVIETPQHFMLRVAAGLAEDDTTRSVDEVAALYGLMSRLDYLPSSPTLFNSGTRHPQMSSCYLLDSPKDELDSIYDRYHQVARLSKHAGGIGLSYSRIRSRGSLIRGTNGHSNGIVPFLKTLDASVAAVNQGGRRKGAAAVYLETWHSDIEEFLELRDNTGEDARRTHNLNLAHWIPDEFMRRVNADAQWSLFSPADVPELVDLWGEEFDAAYRKAEERGLARKTIPARDLYGRMMRTLAQTGNGWMTFKDAANRTANQTALPGHVVHSSNLCTEILEVTDDGETAVCNLGSVNLGAFVSGGDIDWERLDETVRTAVTFLDRVVDINFYPTEQAGRSNAKWRPVGLGAMGLQDVFFKLRLPFDSAEAKELSTRIAERIMLAAYEASADLAERSGPLPAWEKTRTARGVLHPDHYGVELTWPERWAALRERITTTGLRNSLLLAIAPTATIASIAGVYECIEPQVSNLFKRETLSGEFLQVNSYLVAELKALGVWDARTREALREANGSVQGFAWIPADVRALYRTAWEIPQRGLIDMAAARTPFLDQSQSLNLFLETPTIGKLSSMYAYAWKSGLKTTYYLRSRPATRIARAAQGQAAQSEKTIPVQQVAEPDAVACSLENPESCEACQ from the coding sequence GTGACCATCGCGCCAGCAGACCCGGCCTCAGCCGTCTCACCGGTCCCCACCGACGAGGACGGCCCCGGAACCGCGTTGCTGCGGCTCCTGGCCGAGCTGACCGCCGACCTCCCCGACGCCGACCCCGGCCGGGTGGCCGCCGCCGCGTTGCGCGGCCGGTCCGCCCGGGCCGACGAGGCGGAGCTGCGCGAGCTGGCCACCGAGGCGGCGGCCGGTCTCATCTCCGAGGACCCCGCCTACAGCAGGCTCGCCGCCCGGCTGCTGACCATCTCCATCGCCGCCGAGGCCGCCTCGCAGGGTGTGACGTCCTTCACCGAGTCGGTCGCGGTCGGCCATCGCGAGGGCCTCATCGCCGACCGCACCGCCGAGTTCGCGCGTCTGCACGCGGCCCGCCTGGACGCCCTGGTGGACACGGCCGCCGACGACCGCTTCGGGTACTTCGGCCTGCGCACCCTGCACAGCCGGTACCTGCTGCGGCACCCCATCACCCGCAAGGTGATCGAGACGCCCCAGCACTTCATGCTGCGTGTCGCCGCCGGTCTCGCCGAGGACGACACCACCCGCTCCGTCGACGAAGTCGCCGCGCTCTACGGCCTGATGAGCCGCCTCGACTACCTGCCGTCCTCCCCCACGCTCTTCAACTCCGGCACCCGGCACCCCCAGATGTCGTCCTGCTACCTCCTGGACTCCCCCAAGGACGAGCTCGACTCCATCTACGACCGCTACCACCAGGTCGCCCGCCTCTCGAAGCACGCCGGCGGCATCGGACTGTCGTACTCCCGCATCCGCTCCCGGGGTTCGCTGATCCGCGGCACCAACGGGCACTCCAACGGCATCGTCCCGTTCCTGAAGACGCTGGACGCCTCGGTCGCCGCCGTGAACCAGGGCGGCCGGCGCAAGGGCGCGGCCGCGGTCTACCTGGAGACCTGGCACTCCGACATCGAGGAGTTCCTGGAGCTGCGGGACAACACCGGTGAGGACGCCCGCCGTACGCACAACCTGAACCTCGCGCACTGGATCCCGGACGAGTTCATGCGCCGGGTCAACGCCGACGCCCAGTGGTCCCTGTTCTCCCCCGCCGACGTGCCCGAGCTGGTCGACCTGTGGGGCGAGGAGTTCGACGCGGCCTACCGCAAGGCCGAGGAGCGAGGGCTCGCGCGCAAGACCATCCCGGCCCGCGATCTGTACGGCCGCATGATGCGCACCCTCGCGCAGACCGGCAACGGCTGGATGACCTTCAAGGACGCCGCCAACCGCACCGCCAACCAGACGGCCCTGCCGGGCCATGTCGTGCACTCCTCCAACCTCTGCACGGAGATCCTGGAGGTCACCGACGACGGCGAGACGGCGGTCTGCAACCTGGGTTCGGTCAACCTCGGCGCCTTCGTCAGCGGCGGCGACATCGACTGGGAGCGCCTCGACGAGACGGTCCGCACGGCCGTCACCTTCCTCGACCGCGTCGTCGACATCAACTTCTACCCGACCGAGCAGGCGGGCCGCTCCAACGCCAAGTGGCGGCCGGTGGGCCTGGGCGCGATGGGCCTCCAGGACGTCTTCTTCAAGCTGCGGCTGCCGTTCGACTCGGCCGAGGCGAAAGAGCTCTCGACGCGCATCGCCGAGCGGATCATGCTCGCCGCGTACGAGGCGTCCGCCGACCTCGCCGAGCGCAGCGGCCCGCTGCCGGCCTGGGAGAAGACCCGTACCGCCCGGGGCGTGCTGCACCCCGACCACTACGGTGTCGAGCTCACCTGGCCGGAGCGCTGGGCGGCGCTGCGCGAGCGGATCACGACGACGGGCCTGCGCAACAGCCTGCTGCTCGCCATCGCACCGACCGCCACCATCGCTTCCATCGCCGGTGTCTACGAGTGCATCGAGCCGCAGGTGTCCAACCTGTTCAAGCGCGAGACGCTCTCGGGCGAGTTCCTCCAGGTCAACTCCTACCTGGTCGCCGAGTTGAAGGCGCTGGGCGTCTGGGACGCCCGCACCCGCGAGGCGCTGCGCGAGGCCAACGGCTCGGTGCAGGGCTTCGCCTGGATCCCGGCGGACGTACGGGCGCTGTACCGCACGGCGTGGGAGATCCCGCAGCGCGGCCTGATCGACATGGCGGCGGCCCGCACCCCGTTCCTCGACCAGTCGCAGTCCCTGAACCTGTTCCTGGAGACGCCGACCATCGGCAAGCTCTCCTCGATGTACGCGTACGCCTGGAAGTCGGGCCTGAAGACGACGTACTACCTGCGCTCGCGCCCGGCGACCCGTATCGCCCGCGCCGCCCAGGGCCAGGCCGCCCAGTCCGAGAAGACCATCCCCGTCCAGCAGGTCGCCGAGCCCGACGCCGTCGCCTGCTCCCTGGAAAACCCCGAGTCCTGCGAGGCCTGCCAGTAA
- a CDS encoding ribonucleotide-diphosphate reductase subunit beta: protein MSTRNANLLDPGFELTLRPMRYPDFYERYRDAIKNTWTVEEVDLHSDVADLAKLSEGEQHMIGRLVAFFATGDSIVANNLVLTLYKHINSPEARLYLSRQLFEEAVHVQFYLTLLDTYLPDPEDRAAAFDAVENIPSIREKAEFCFRWINEVEKLDSLQTKADRRRFLLNLICFAACIEGLFFYGAFAYVYWFRSRGLLHGLATGTNWVFRDETMHMSFAFDVVDTVRKEEPELFDDELQQQVTDMLREAVEAELQFARDLCGDGLPGMNTDSMRQYLECVADQRLTRLGFAPVYGSENPFSFMELQGVQELTNFFERRPSAYQVAVEGTVDLDEDF, encoded by the coding sequence ATGAGTACCCGTAACGCCAATCTCCTCGACCCGGGCTTCGAACTGACCCTGCGTCCCATGCGCTACCCGGACTTCTACGAGCGCTACCGGGACGCCATCAAGAACACCTGGACCGTGGAGGAGGTCGACCTCCACTCGGACGTCGCCGACCTCGCGAAGCTGTCCGAGGGCGAGCAGCACATGATCGGCCGGCTGGTCGCGTTCTTCGCGACGGGCGACTCGATCGTGGCGAACAACCTGGTGCTGACGCTGTACAAGCACATCAACTCCCCGGAGGCGCGCCTGTACCTGTCGCGCCAGCTCTTCGAGGAGGCCGTGCACGTCCAGTTCTACTTGACGCTTCTTGACACCTACCTCCCCGACCCGGAGGACCGGGCGGCCGCCTTCGACGCCGTCGAGAACATCCCCTCGATCCGCGAGAAGGCCGAGTTCTGCTTCAGGTGGATCAACGAGGTCGAGAAGCTGGACAGCCTGCAGACCAAGGCCGACCGGCGCCGCTTCCTGCTCAACCTGATCTGCTTCGCCGCGTGCATCGAGGGCCTGTTCTTCTACGGCGCCTTCGCGTACGTCTACTGGTTCCGCAGCCGGGGCCTGCTGCACGGTCTGGCCACCGGCACCAACTGGGTGTTCCGCGACGAGACCATGCACATGTCGTTCGCGTTCGACGTGGTCGACACCGTCCGCAAGGAGGAGCCGGAGCTCTTCGACGACGAGCTCCAGCAGCAGGTCACCGACATGCTGAGGGAGGCCGTCGAGGCCGAGCTGCAGTTCGCGCGCGACCTGTGCGGTGACGGCCTCCCGGGCATGAACACCGACTCGATGCGGCAGTACCTGGAGTGTGTCGCCGATCAGCGTCTGACGCGGCTCGGCTTCGCTCCGGTGTACGGCTCCGAGAACCCCTTCTCCTTCATGGAGCTCCAGGGTGTTCAGGAGCTCACCAACTTCTTCGAGCGGCGTCCGTCGGCGTACCAGGTCGCGGTGGAGGGCACCGTCGACCTGGACGAGGACTTCTGA
- a CDS encoding helix-turn-helix domain-containing protein, with amino-acid sequence MLKNVAAVLLDGVHPFELGVVCEVFGIDRSDEGLPTYDFAVVSAEGPTLGTHVGGLTVSTPYGLERLEEADLIALPAGRDYVVRDYPPELLDCLVRAVERGARVLSVCSGVFVLGAAGLLDGRRCSAHWKHADELSRQHPGAIVQPDVLYVDEGPVVTSAGTAAGIDACLHIVRQEQGPEVANKIARRMVVPPHRDGGQAQYIERPLPRSQCDTVGEVLTWMERHLDEDVTVEQLAERALMSPRTFARRFQQETGTTPYRWILRQRVLLAQELLEATDETVDAIAGRAGFGTAAALRHQFVTALGTTPQAYRRTFRGPSAA; translated from the coding sequence ATGTTGAAGAACGTCGCCGCCGTCCTCCTCGACGGTGTTCACCCCTTTGAACTGGGCGTCGTCTGCGAGGTGTTCGGCATCGACCGCAGCGACGAAGGGCTACCCACGTACGACTTCGCCGTCGTCTCGGCGGAGGGGCCGACGCTGGGCACCCATGTCGGCGGACTCACCGTCTCCACGCCGTACGGTCTGGAGCGGCTGGAGGAGGCCGATCTGATCGCGCTGCCGGCCGGCCGCGACTATGTCGTGCGCGACTATCCGCCCGAGCTGCTGGACTGCCTGGTCAGAGCGGTCGAGCGGGGTGCGCGGGTGCTCAGCGTGTGCTCCGGCGTCTTCGTGCTGGGCGCGGCCGGGCTGCTCGACGGGCGGCGGTGCAGTGCGCACTGGAAGCACGCCGATGAACTGTCCCGACAGCACCCGGGAGCGATCGTCCAGCCCGATGTGCTGTACGTCGACGAGGGGCCGGTGGTCACCAGCGCCGGCACCGCCGCCGGCATCGACGCATGTCTGCACATCGTGCGCCAGGAGCAGGGGCCGGAGGTCGCCAACAAGATCGCCCGGCGCATGGTGGTGCCGCCGCACCGGGACGGCGGGCAGGCCCAGTACATCGAGCGCCCGCTGCCGCGCTCCCAGTGCGACACGGTCGGCGAGGTGCTGACCTGGATGGAGCGCCACCTCGACGAGGACGTCACGGTCGAGCAGCTCGCCGAGCGCGCGCTGATGTCCCCGCGCACCTTCGCCCGCCGCTTCCAGCAGGAGACGGGGACGACTCCCTACCGCTGGATCCTGCGTCAGCGTGTGCTGCTGGCGCAGGAGTTGCTGGAGGCGACGGACGAGACGGTGGACGCGATCGCGGGCCGGGCGGGCTTCGGCACCGCGGCCGCGCTGCGCCATCAGTTCGTCACGGCGCTGGGGACGACACCCCAGGCGTACCGCCGGACGTTCCGGGGGCCGAGCGCCGCATAG
- a CDS encoding cytochrome P450, translating into MTVESVRPEAQPVAAAQLREPPLAGGGVPLLGHGWRMVRGPLAFMATLRDHGDVVRIKLGPKTVYAVTTPELTGALALSTDFEIAGPLWESLESLLGKEGVATANGPRHRRQRRTIQPAFRLDAIPGYGPIMAEEAHALTGRWQSGETIDCTAESFRIAVRIVARCLLRGAYMDERADRLCAALDSLFRGMYQRMVIPLGPLYKLPLPANRTFNRALADFHLLVDEVVAERRASGQKPDDLLTALLEAKDENGDPIGEQEIHDQVVAIFTAGAETVASTILWLLHVLAEHPEHADKVRAEVESVTGGRPVAFEDVRSLRHTNNVVVETMRLRPAIWILTRRAVTDTSLGGYRIPAGADIVYSPYAVQRDPKSYARNLDFDPDRWLPERAKEVPKYAMSPFGVGNRKCPSDHFSMAMLTLITSALATEYRFEQASGSDDATRVGITLHPHTLLLRPMRRSAPGTSGGTPGVSSPAP; encoded by the coding sequence ATGACCGTCGAGTCGGTACGTCCCGAGGCCCAGCCGGTTGCGGCTGCCCAACTGCGTGAACCGCCCCTCGCGGGCGGGGGAGTTCCGCTTCTCGGCCACGGGTGGCGCATGGTGCGCGGCCCGCTGGCCTTCATGGCGACGCTGCGCGATCACGGCGACGTCGTACGGATCAAGCTCGGACCGAAGACGGTGTACGCCGTCACCACGCCGGAACTCACCGGCGCGCTGGCGCTGAGCACCGACTTCGAGATAGCCGGGCCGCTGTGGGAGTCCCTGGAGAGCCTGCTCGGCAAGGAGGGCGTGGCCACCGCCAACGGGCCCCGCCACCGGCGTCAGCGGCGCACCATCCAGCCCGCGTTCCGGCTCGACGCGATCCCCGGGTACGGGCCGATCATGGCCGAGGAGGCGCATGCGCTGACCGGGCGCTGGCAGTCCGGCGAGACCATCGACTGCACCGCCGAGTCCTTCCGGATCGCCGTGCGGATCGTCGCCAGGTGTCTGCTGCGCGGCGCGTACATGGACGAGCGGGCCGACCGGCTGTGCGCCGCGCTCGACTCCCTCTTCCGCGGTATGTACCAGCGGATGGTGATCCCGCTCGGGCCGCTTTACAAGCTGCCTCTCCCAGCCAACCGCACATTCAACCGAGCCCTGGCCGATTTCCATCTCCTGGTCGACGAGGTCGTCGCCGAACGCCGGGCATCCGGTCAAAAGCCGGACGATTTGCTGACGGCATTGCTGGAGGCGAAGGACGAGAATGGCGACCCCATCGGGGAGCAGGAGATCCACGATCAGGTCGTCGCGATATTCACCGCGGGCGCCGAAACCGTGGCCTCCACGATCTTGTGGCTGCTCCATGTGCTCGCGGAACATCCGGAACACGCCGACAAGGTGCGCGCGGAGGTCGAATCCGTCACCGGCGGGCGGCCCGTGGCATTCGAGGACGTCCGCAGCCTGCGGCACACGAACAATGTCGTGGTGGAGACGATGCGTTTGCGCCCGGCGATCTGGATTCTCACGCGACGGGCGGTGACCGATACGTCACTCGGTGGCTATCGCATTCCGGCCGGAGCCGACATCGTCTACAGCCCCTACGCCGTCCAGCGCGACCCGAAGTCGTACGCGCGCAACCTCGACTTCGACCCCGATCGCTGGCTTCCGGAACGCGCGAAGGAGGTGCCGAAATACGCCATGAGCCCGTTCGGCGTCGGGAACCGCAAGTGCCCGAGCGACCACTTCTCCATGGCGATGCTGACACTGATCACGTCGGCCCTCGCCACGGAGTACCGCTTCGAGCAGGCGTCCGGCTCCGACGACGCGACCCGGGTCGGGATCACGCTGCACCCGCACACCCTGCTGCTGCGGCCTATGCGGCGCTCGGCCCCCGGAACGTCCGGCGGTACGCCTGGGGTGTCGTCCCCAGCGCCGTGA